A genomic stretch from Actinomycetota bacterium includes:
- a CDS encoding SigE family RNA polymerase sigma factor, whose protein sequence is MAVLNHVAVRDLGRSARDEQIAVLFDEHYDRLRDLGYMILGDRSLAEEIVMEAFLKTFTGWGRIRDIDRADAYLRRAVVNLCRSKIRRKTVEARSNAITYRREERKAPDWDPDVHEEARELWAAVRDLPVRQRACIVLRYAEDLPEQEIADILDCSVGTVRSQLSRARRKLEVALEGVITEEPA, encoded by the coding sequence ATGGCCGTGTTAAACCACGTCGCGGTGAGGGACCTAGGCAGGTCGGCCCGAGACGAGCAGATCGCGGTGCTCTTCGACGAGCACTATGACCGCCTGCGGGACCTCGGATACATGATCTTGGGCGACCGGAGCCTTGCCGAAGAGATCGTGATGGAGGCTTTCCTCAAGACGTTCACCGGATGGGGCCGGATCAGGGATATCGACCGCGCCGACGCCTACCTGCGGCGCGCCGTCGTCAACCTCTGTCGTTCCAAGATCCGACGCAAGACCGTCGAGGCGAGATCGAACGCCATCACGTACCGGCGCGAGGAGCGGAAAGCTCCCGACTGGGACCCAGATGTGCATGAGGAAGCGCGTGAGCTGTGGGCGGCGGTCCGGGATCTACCGGTTCGGCAGAGGGCCTGCATCGTCCTCCGGTACGCGGAAGACCTCCCCGAGCAGGAGATCGCGGACATCCTCGACTGCTCCGTCGGCACGGTTCGCTCGCAGCTCTCGCGGGCGCGGCGCAAGCTGGAGGTCGCACTCGAGGGAGTCATCACCGAGGAACCCGCATGA
- a CDS encoding aminotransferase class V-fold PLP-dependent enzyme → MSSRARPPYASRVSHPEDLVQTIRASVIGDSEVLVGPFGPRRVTYADYTASGRSLTFIEDFIRAAVLPLYANTHTETSGTGLQTTRFREDARQLIRESFGASDEHAVIFAGAGSTGAIDRLITILGLRLPAELDRRFKLSEGIPPDQRPVVFIGPYEHHSNELPWRESIADVVVIGEDHNGMIDQTHLERELVAHASRPLKIGSFSAASNVTGIVSDTQGIAALLHQHGALSFWDCAAAAPYVGIAMGSAAETPAYKDAIFVSPHKAIGGPGTPGLLIVRKDLLTNPVPSVPGGGTVAYVNASEHRYLSDPEQREEGGTPDIVGSIRAGLVFQLKQAVGIEEIERREERFIRRAIASWEANPNIEVLGNHEARRLSIVSFVIRHGTRHLHHNFVVALLNDLFGIQARGGCSCAGPYGHRLLGIDLETSHEFEREIACGSEGVKPGWVRVNFNYFISDTVFDFILQAVHMVATQGWRLLPQYDFEPRSGAWTHRIGVAEPPMSLRDLRYEAGELTFELRRATEPESVLADYLKYARYIFDQAEAGDGNGCLPPGLSEDFEHLRWFPLPHEIQPQGEADLGVAPRG, encoded by the coding sequence ATGTCGTCGCGGGCCAGGCCGCCGTACGCTAGCCGGGTGAGCCATCCGGAGGATCTGGTCCAGACCATCCGAGCTTCGGTGATCGGCGACAGCGAGGTGCTGGTCGGCCCCTTCGGCCCGCGGCGCGTGACCTACGCCGACTACACGGCTTCCGGTAGATCACTGACGTTCATCGAAGACTTCATCCGCGCCGCGGTGCTGCCCCTCTACGCGAACACCCACACCGAGACGTCGGGGACGGGATTGCAGACGACGCGGTTCCGCGAAGATGCTCGGCAGTTGATCCGCGAATCGTTCGGAGCGTCCGACGAACACGCAGTGATCTTCGCGGGCGCCGGGTCGACGGGCGCCATCGACAGGCTGATCACCATCCTCGGGCTGCGCCTGCCGGCGGAGCTCGACCGCCGGTTCAAGCTGTCTGAAGGGATCCCGCCCGATCAGCGCCCCGTCGTCTTCATCGGCCCGTACGAACATCATTCGAACGAGCTTCCTTGGCGCGAGTCGATCGCGGATGTCGTCGTGATCGGCGAGGACCACAACGGGATGATCGATCAGACACATCTGGAGCGCGAGCTGGTTGCGCATGCGTCGCGGCCTCTCAAGATCGGCAGTTTCTCGGCCGCGTCGAATGTCACGGGGATCGTCTCGGACACGCAAGGCATCGCGGCCCTCTTACACCAGCACGGCGCTCTCTCGTTCTGGGACTGTGCCGCCGCCGCGCCCTATGTCGGGATAGCGATGGGATCCGCGGCCGAGACACCCGCCTATAAAGACGCGATCTTCGTGTCGCCGCACAAGGCGATCGGCGGGCCGGGGACCCCGGGGCTATTGATCGTGCGCAAGGACCTGCTGACCAACCCGGTGCCGAGTGTTCCGGGTGGCGGGACCGTCGCCTACGTCAACGCGTCCGAGCACAGGTACCTGTCGGATCCAGAACAGCGCGAGGAAGGCGGCACTCCCGACATCGTCGGCTCGATAAGGGCGGGCCTGGTCTTCCAGCTCAAGCAGGCTGTCGGCATTGAAGAGATCGAGCGCAGAGAGGAACGCTTCATCCGTCGGGCGATCGCGTCGTGGGAGGCGAACCCGAACATAGAGGTGTTGGGGAACCACGAGGCCCGGCGACTGTCGATCGTCTCCTTCGTGATCCGCCACGGGACTCGTCACCTCCACCACAATTTCGTCGTAGCGCTCCTGAACGATCTGTTCGGCATCCAGGCCCGCGGCGGATGCTCATGTGCGGGCCCCTACGGGCACCGGTTACTGGGCATAGATCTCGAGACGTCGCACGAGTTCGAGCGCGAGATCGCCTGTGGGTCCGAGGGCGTAAAGCCGGGTTGGGTCCGGGTGAACTTCAACTACTTCATCTCGGACACCGTGTTCGACTTCATCCTGCAGGCGGTCCACATGGTCGCCACCCAAGGATGGCGGCTCTTGCCGCAGTACGACTTCGAGCCGCGGTCGGGCGCCTGGACCCACCGCATCGGGGTCGCGGAGCCCCCGATGAGCCTGCGCGATCTGAGGTACGAAGCAGGCGAGCTGACATTCGAGTTGCGGCGCGCGACGGAACCGGAATCCGTCCTGGCGGACTACCTCAAGTACGCGCGCTACATCTTCGATCAAGCAGAGGCCGGCGACGGGAACGGGTGTCTCCCGCCGGGGTTGTCCGAGGACTTCGAGCACCTGCGGTGGTTCCCCTTGCCGCACGAGATACAGCCACAGGGTGAAGCGGATCTGGGGGTGGCGCCGAGGGGATAA
- a CDS encoding BldC family transcriptional regulator, with protein sequence MKAQADDTLLTPAEVAALFRVDPKTVTRWAKAGKLSSIRTLGGHRRYRADEVRKFLEGAKQLHD encoded by the coding sequence ATGAAGGCTCAGGCCGATGACACACTGCTGACGCCGGCCGAGGTCGCAGCGCTCTTCAGGGTCGACCCGAAGACCGTCACTCGCTGGGCTAAGGCGGGCAAGCTCTCCTCGATCCGGACGCTGGGCGGACACCGCCGCTACCGCGCCGACGAGGTGCGGAAGTTCCTCGAGGGAGCCAAGCAGCTTCACGACTGA
- a CDS encoding leucine dehydrogenase produces the protein MSVFEHINGDGYEQIVFCSDDQSGLRAIVAIHSTALGPALGGTRFYPYDKEEDALVDVLRLAKGMTYKAAAAGLDLGGGKAVIIGDPRRIKSEELLRAYGRFVETLGGRYITAEDVGTALEDMDIVRRESRWVTGCSHTYGGSGDPSPVTAYGVLNGIKACLLEVFGSPELAGRTVALQGVGKVGYALCGYLVKEGATVTIGDIDLDNMARAVKDHGVETVPLENIHKLECDVFAPCALGGGINDDTISEFNCKIIAGAANNQLAREEHGEKLRDLGILYAPDFVINAGGLMNVEDELRGYDRDRAMARVEGIYKQMQHIFTLAKERGLSTAKAAELHAEERIRKISRIRLVRTAEFGPAASN, from the coding sequence ATGAGCGTGTTCGAGCACATCAACGGAGATGGCTACGAGCAGATCGTGTTCTGCTCGGACGATCAGTCCGGACTCAGGGCGATCGTCGCGATCCATTCGACGGCTTTAGGTCCCGCCCTCGGCGGCACGCGGTTCTACCCGTACGACAAAGAGGAAGATGCTCTCGTCGACGTCCTGCGTCTGGCAAAGGGGATGACCTACAAGGCCGCGGCCGCGGGCCTTGACCTGGGTGGCGGCAAGGCCGTCATCATCGGTGACCCGCGCCGGATCAAGAGCGAGGAGCTCCTGCGCGCCTACGGCCGGTTCGTCGAAACGCTCGGGGGGCGTTACATCACGGCCGAGGATGTCGGGACGGCTCTGGAAGACATGGACATCGTGCGCAGAGAATCCCGCTGGGTCACCGGGTGCTCGCATACCTACGGAGGCTCGGGTGATCCGTCTCCTGTCACCGCGTACGGCGTGCTGAACGGGATCAAAGCCTGTCTGCTCGAGGTGTTCGGATCGCCCGAGCTCGCTGGCCGAACGGTCGCGCTGCAAGGGGTCGGCAAGGTCGGATACGCGCTCTGCGGCTACCTCGTCAAGGAGGGGGCAACCGTCACGATCGGTGACATCGACCTCGACAACATGGCGCGCGCCGTGAAAGACCACGGTGTCGAGACCGTCCCGCTCGAGAACATCCACAAGCTCGAGTGCGACGTCTTCGCTCCGTGCGCTCTTGGTGGCGGGATCAACGACGACACGATCTCGGAGTTCAACTGCAAGATCATCGCGGGGGCCGCGAACAACCAGCTGGCGCGCGAGGAGCACGGCGAGAAGCTGCGTGACCTCGGCATCCTCTATGCACCCGACTTCGTCATCAACGCGGGCGGGTTGATGAACGTCGAAGACGAGCTACGGGGCTACGACCGCGACCGCGCCATGGCTCGGGTTGAGGGCATCTACAAGCAGATGCAGCACATCTTCACGCTCGCGAAGGAGCGGGGTCTCTCCACCGCGAAGGCCGCCGAGCTGCATGCAGAGGAGCGGATTCGCAAGATCAGTCGTATCAGGTTGGTCCGAACCGCCGAGTTCGGTCCCGCCGCGTCCAACTAG
- a CDS encoding thiamine pyrophosphate-dependent dehydrogenase E1 component subunit alpha: protein MTEIVRVIGNGADLPDGEVPSELADKDLIELFRWLVLLRTFDERAVALQRQGRIGTYALYWGEEGTQAGALYACEDADWVFPSYRQNAIGILRGVAASTVLAWWRGYGGTHGFWNPRDHRVAPICVPIATHLPHAVGVAWAAKIRKDRASSLVWFGDGATSEGDFHEAMNFASVFKTSTVFFCVNNQWAISTPIAKQMASETIAQKAVAYGMPGVRVDGFDPIACWKVTRQALERGRNGDGPTLIEAYCYRIMPHGTADDPRLYRDEAETERWRALEPVGRMAGFLRRQSLLDDAAEEQIRAEAKQLIAQAVTDMEAIAHPGQEILFDHVYASGRPWNFEEALDELDQVERPAEVKPLGPATTPGAGEEGKTI, encoded by the coding sequence ATGACTGAGATCGTCCGCGTCATCGGCAACGGCGCCGACCTACCTGACGGTGAAGTTCCCAGCGAGCTTGCCGACAAGGACCTGATCGAGCTGTTCCGGTGGCTGGTCCTGTTGCGGACATTCGACGAACGGGCAGTTGCGCTACAGAGACAGGGTCGTATCGGCACCTACGCGCTGTACTGGGGCGAGGAGGGCACGCAGGCTGGTGCGCTCTACGCGTGCGAAGACGCCGACTGGGTCTTCCCTTCCTACCGGCAGAACGCGATCGGGATCCTGAGGGGTGTCGCCGCGTCGACCGTCCTCGCATGGTGGCGCGGCTACGGAGGAACACACGGCTTCTGGAACCCGCGTGACCATCGGGTGGCGCCGATCTGCGTTCCCATCGCGACCCACCTCCCGCACGCCGTCGGTGTGGCGTGGGCCGCGAAGATCCGCAAGGATCGCGCCTCCTCGCTCGTGTGGTTCGGAGACGGAGCCACGTCCGAGGGTGACTTCCATGAAGCGATGAACTTCGCATCCGTGTTCAAGACCTCGACCGTCTTCTTCTGCGTCAACAACCAGTGGGCGATCTCGACGCCGATAGCGAAGCAGATGGCCAGCGAGACCATCGCGCAGAAGGCGGTGGCGTACGGGATGCCGGGCGTCCGTGTCGACGGGTTCGACCCGATCGCATGTTGGAAGGTGACGAGACAGGCTCTGGAGCGTGGGCGAAACGGCGACGGCCCGACGCTGATCGAGGCGTACTGCTACCGGATCATGCCGCACGGCACCGCGGATGATCCGCGCCTCTACCGCGATGAGGCCGAGACGGAGCGCTGGCGGGCGCTGGAGCCGGTCGGCCGGATGGCGGGCTTCCTCCGGCGCCAGTCCCTCCTCGACGATGCTGCGGAAGAGCAGATCCGTGCCGAGGCGAAACAGCTGATCGCGCAGGCGGTAACTGACATGGAAGCGATCGCGCATCCGGGACAAGAGATCCTGTTCGATCACGTGTACGCGTCGGGGCGGCCGTGGAACTTCGAGGAAGCGCTGGATGAGCTCGACCAGGTCGAGCGGCCGGCAGAGGTCAAGCCGCTCGGCCCCGCCACGACCCCCGGAGCGGGCGAAGAGGGCAAGACGATATGA
- a CDS encoding alpha-ketoacid dehydrogenase subunit beta, with translation MSGVNMVEALNKGLHEAMTADDRVVVLGEDVAKTGGVFRVTAGLLDRFGDERVVDTPLAEAGIVGSAIGMAVYGLLPVAEIQFDSFVYPGFEQIVVHAARYAWRTKGEVPASIVIRIPYGGGVRMPELHSDSPEALFVHTPGLKVVCPSTPADARTMILAAIQDPDPVIFMEPKRIYRAGRQEIDDNPPFALGNGNGNVAVTDHLSKARIAREGNDLAIFTYGATVPLTLDAAQRLSTEEGAEARVVDLRSLYPLDVQTIEQAASECRRALVVHEAPRTAGIGAEISSLIHERVMLDLEAPVGRVTGYDAPFPQFANEDDYLPSVDRIVAGAKKVLSF, from the coding sequence ATGAGCGGCGTGAACATGGTGGAAGCGCTCAACAAGGGCCTGCACGAGGCGATGACGGCGGACGATCGAGTCGTCGTGCTCGGCGAAGACGTCGCCAAGACCGGGGGTGTCTTCCGCGTCACCGCGGGGTTGCTCGACCGGTTCGGGGATGAGCGCGTGGTGGATACGCCGCTGGCGGAAGCCGGCATCGTCGGATCCGCCATCGGGATGGCGGTCTACGGTCTGTTGCCCGTCGCCGAGATCCAGTTCGACTCCTTCGTCTACCCGGGGTTCGAGCAGATCGTCGTACACGCGGCCCGATATGCGTGGCGGACGAAGGGAGAGGTGCCGGCTTCGATCGTCATCCGCATCCCCTACGGCGGCGGCGTGCGCATGCCGGAGCTTCACTCGGATTCGCCGGAGGCGCTCTTCGTCCACACACCCGGCCTGAAGGTTGTTTGTCCCTCGACCCCTGCCGACGCGCGCACGATGATCTTGGCCGCGATCCAGGATCCCGATCCCGTCATCTTCATGGAGCCGAAGCGCATCTACCGCGCAGGGCGTCAGGAGATCGACGACAACCCGCCGTTCGCTCTCGGCAACGGCAACGGGAACGTCGCGGTGACCGATCACCTCTCGAAGGCTCGCATCGCGCGGGAGGGAAACGATCTCGCGATCTTCACCTACGGAGCGACGGTGCCGTTGACGCTGGACGCGGCGCAGAGGCTGTCGACCGAAGAGGGGGCCGAGGCCCGCGTTGTCGACCTTCGCTCGCTGTATCCGCTCGACGTCCAGACGATCGAACAGGCCGCGTCGGAATGCAGACGCGCGCTCGTCGTTCACGAAGCTCCGCGCACCGCAGGCATCGGCGCCGAGATCTCGAGCCTGATCCACGAGCGGGTGATGCTGGATCTGGAGGCGCCTGTCGGTCGTGTCACGGGGTACGACGCGCCCTTCCCACAGTTCGCGAACGAAGACGACTACCTCCCGTCGGTCGATCGCATCGTCGCCGGCGCCAAGAAGGTGCTGAGCTTCTAG
- a CDS encoding 2-oxo acid dehydrogenase subunit E2 translates to MADFLLPDLGEGLTEAEIDRWLVKEGDEVGEDDPLVEVITDKATAEIPSPFAGVVTKIHVPAGSVVPVGTALVTIGEAASSEPVPVARAASATSPTGPAGPAVDPAHGNRGGPPPPPVREPVAEPAAVKAMPPVRKLARELGVELSAVSGSGPGGRVLRADVEAAANGRGSSAATREGGERREPLRGVRRLIAQRMTDAHRIVPPVTHVEECDVTELDATRRLANERSPELPRLTYMPFIVKAVVTALRDYPALNASLDEDAAEIVFHDRFDIGIAVDTPAGLTVPVVRDADRKRLREVAADVERLASAARAGRSKAEDLRDATFTISSPGPFGGLMATPIVFHPQSAILGVHRATDRPVVRQGQIVIRKMMNLSITFDHRILDGMTAAKFVLDVVRLLEHPAVLALEA, encoded by the coding sequence GTGGCGGATTTCTTGTTGCCCGACCTCGGGGAAGGTTTGACCGAGGCCGAGATCGACCGCTGGCTAGTGAAGGAGGGCGACGAGGTCGGCGAAGACGACCCGCTCGTCGAGGTCATCACGGACAAGGCCACGGCCGAGATCCCATCGCCCTTCGCCGGCGTTGTCACCAAGATCCACGTACCAGCAGGGAGCGTGGTTCCGGTCGGAACCGCTCTGGTCACGATCGGCGAGGCCGCGTCATCGGAGCCGGTTCCCGTCGCGCGTGCTGCATCCGCGACATCCCCGACCGGGCCTGCCGGACCCGCCGTCGATCCCGCCCACGGCAATCGCGGCGGGCCCCCTCCTCCTCCGGTTCGTGAGCCAGTAGCCGAGCCGGCAGCCGTGAAGGCGATGCCTCCTGTTCGGAAGCTAGCGCGGGAGCTCGGGGTCGAGCTGTCCGCGGTCTCCGGGTCTGGTCCTGGTGGCCGCGTCCTGCGCGCCGACGTCGAGGCCGCCGCGAACGGCCGCGGGTCATCTGCGGCGACGCGGGAGGGAGGAGAGCGACGGGAGCCTCTCAGGGGGGTTCGACGGCTGATCGCTCAGAGGATGACGGACGCACATCGCATCGTCCCGCCGGTCACGCACGTAGAAGAGTGCGATGTGACGGAGTTGGATGCGACGCGCCGGCTCGCGAACGAGCGCTCGCCTGAGCTGCCGCGGCTGACCTACATGCCCTTCATCGTCAAAGCCGTGGTGACGGCGTTGCGCGACTATCCCGCGCTGAACGCATCTCTAGACGAGGATGCAGCTGAGATCGTCTTCCACGACCGGTTCGACATCGGCATCGCGGTGGATACCCCGGCGGGCCTGACCGTGCCGGTCGTGCGCGATGCCGACAGGAAACGGCTGCGGGAGGTCGCCGCGGATGTGGAACGTCTGGCCTCCGCAGCGCGTGCGGGTCGCTCGAAGGCAGAAGACCTACGGGACGCGACCTTCACGATCTCGAGCCCCGGCCCCTTCGGTGGGCTGATGGCGACGCCGATCGTGTTCCATCCGCAGTCCGCGATCCTGGGCGTGCACCGTGCAACCGACCGGCCCGTGGTGAGGCAGGGACAGATCGTCATCCGCAAGATGATGAATCTGTCGATCACGTTCGACCATCGGATCCTCGACGGCATGACCGCCGCGAAGTTCGTCCTCGACGTGGTTCGCCTGCTAGAGCACCCCGCCGTCCTCGCGCTGGAGGCTTAG
- a CDS encoding methyltransferase domain-containing protein — translation MTATSEELRPRPCDLAEFYSDSAEGYLRLWAPELLRMSRVLLDEMALGDTSSVLDLATGVGTLLPELQRRAPGARVAGVDVAEGMVRMTPEGFPVAVMDAMGLGFRAGSFDAAVVAFALFHFPDPEGALREVHRVLQPGGLLGTVTWGDDPGYVAYEIWNEELDRFGAPPPDVVMSRHELVESPAKVSDLLARTGFEVIDCWTGIYEKTMTPQEFVDHRIGHGLSRKRFTSLPHSAVAPFLQALSERLERLDAEELTDRSEVVYGSARRGWPAREHLAAGHVDVS, via the coding sequence GTGACGGCTACATCGGAGGAGCTCAGGCCGCGGCCCTGTGACCTCGCGGAGTTCTACTCCGATTCTGCCGAGGGATACCTGAGGCTGTGGGCGCCCGAGCTCCTTCGGATGTCGCGCGTCCTGTTGGACGAGATGGCGCTCGGGGACACGAGCTCCGTGTTGGACCTCGCGACCGGCGTCGGCACGCTGCTGCCGGAATTGCAACGGCGGGCACCTGGGGCACGGGTGGCAGGTGTGGACGTCGCCGAAGGCATGGTGCGGATGACCCCGGAGGGTTTCCCGGTCGCGGTGATGGACGCGATGGGTCTCGGCTTCCGCGCCGGTAGCTTCGACGCCGCGGTGGTGGCGTTCGCGTTGTTCCACTTCCCGGACCCTGAAGGTGCTCTGCGGGAGGTCCACCGGGTTCTGCAGCCGGGCGGTCTGCTGGGGACGGTGACCTGGGGCGACGACCCCGGCTACGTGGCGTACGAGATCTGGAACGAGGAGCTGGACCGGTTCGGCGCGCCGCCACCGGACGTCGTGATGTCGCGTCACGAGCTCGTCGAGTCTCCCGCCAAGGTGAGCGATCTCCTGGCCCGAACCGGCTTCGAGGTGATCGACTGCTGGACCGGGATCTACGAGAAGACGATGACGCCGCAGGAGTTCGTCGACCACCGGATCGGTCACGGCCTCAGCAGGAAGAGGTTCACGTCGCTCCCGCACAGCGCCGTCGCCCCGTTCCTGCAGGCGCTATCCGAGCGCCTCGAGCGTCTGGATGCGGAGGAGCTTACGGATCGAAGCGAGGTTGTGTACGGCAGCGCGAGGCGTGGCTGGCCAGCGCGGGAACATCTTGCCGCAGGTCATGTTGACGTCTCCTGA
- a CDS encoding methyltransferase domain-containing protein, with amino-acid sequence MIEQRTLGADVADLVDVDALHNEVKEKYREVAANPTGTYHFHTGRAHALRMGYPEWPLAQLPDEATEAFAGVGNPFYWGLPAPGSTVLDLGSGGGMDSFIAALAVGAGGRVIGVDMTDEMVSRAGATAESLGLGNVEFRAGYIEDAPVESATVDVVISNGVFNLCPNKARVYEEVARVLKPGGQMTIADICVERPVPEGALKDIDLWTG; translated from the coding sequence ATGATCGAACAGCGCACGCTCGGTGCGGACGTGGCCGACCTCGTCGATGTGGACGCGCTCCACAACGAGGTCAAAGAGAAGTACCGCGAGGTAGCCGCGAACCCGACGGGGACGTATCACTTCCACACCGGGCGTGCGCACGCGCTACGGATGGGTTATCCGGAGTGGCCGCTCGCTCAGCTTCCGGATGAGGCGACCGAGGCCTTCGCAGGTGTCGGCAACCCCTTCTACTGGGGTCTTCCCGCACCGGGGTCTACCGTGTTGGATCTAGGCTCCGGCGGCGGCATGGACTCGTTCATCGCGGCTCTTGCTGTGGGTGCCGGCGGCAGAGTGATCGGCGTCGACATGACCGACGAGATGGTCTCCCGCGCGGGGGCGACGGCCGAGAGCCTGGGCCTCGGCAACGTCGAGTTCCGGGCCGGCTACATAGAAGACGCCCCGGTCGAGTCGGCAACGGTAGACGTAGTCATCTCGAACGGCGTCTTCAACCTGTGTCCGAACAAGGCGCGTGTGTACGAAGAGGTGGCGCGGGTGCTGAAACCGGGCGGACAGATGACGATCGCCGACATCTGTGTGGAGCGCCCGGTTCCGGAGGGCGCGCTGAAGGACATCGACCTCTGGACCGGCTGA
- a CDS encoding cupin domain-containing protein — translation MAGITKKSFDSPDETRRPDKTKVDVVNLESLTAARLDLQPGWRWSECVKPVAGTDSCQARHVGAVASGRLHVQHEDGTHVELGPGDAYVIEPGHDAWVVGEEGFVGYEFESKSAETYARG, via the coding sequence ATGGCCGGGATCACCAAGAAGAGCTTCGACTCTCCGGACGAGACGCGGAGGCCGGACAAGACGAAGGTGGACGTGGTCAACCTGGAGTCTCTGACGGCGGCCCGCCTGGATCTGCAGCCGGGTTGGAGATGGTCCGAGTGTGTCAAGCCCGTAGCCGGCACCGACTCCTGCCAGGCGCGCCACGTCGGTGCCGTCGCCTCTGGGCGTCTTCACGTGCAGCACGAGGACGGCACGCATGTGGAGCTGGGACCGGGCGACGCCTATGTCATCGAGCCTGGTCACGACGCATGGGTCGTCGGCGAGGAGGGCTTCGTCGGTTACGAGTTCGAGAGCAAGAGCGCCGAGACCTACGCGCGCGGCTGA
- a CDS encoding sigma-70 family RNA polymerase sigma factor, whose protein sequence is METGTLADKKERFREITSLHLDRLYSTARRLVADDAEDAVQETLMKAYQALDQLHDDAAARPWLISILVNCCRDRGRARSRQPQEVNFDDVDDFSLFRKIAHEDPFPYSDSLHLDFLQRFGSDDVKTVLLSLPEIYRVPLVLVYMDGFSTKEVAKLVDAPLGTVLARLHRGRKLFERKMWEHAESNGLLKERPR, encoded by the coding sequence GTGGAAACGGGGACACTTGCAGACAAGAAGGAGCGATTCCGCGAGATCACATCGCTCCACCTCGACCGGCTCTATTCCACCGCCCGCAGGCTCGTCGCGGATGACGCCGAAGACGCGGTACAGGAAACGCTCATGAAGGCGTACCAAGCCCTGGATCAGCTGCACGATGACGCGGCCGCCCGTCCGTGGTTGATCAGCATCCTCGTGAACTGCTGCCGAGACCGTGGGAGGGCAAGGTCCCGGCAGCCGCAGGAAGTGAATTTCGACGACGTCGACGACTTCTCGCTGTTCAGGAAGATCGCGCACGAGGACCCGTTTCCGTATTCGGACTCACTGCATCTCGACTTCCTGCAGCGCTTCGGCAGCGACGACGTGAAGACGGTGTTGCTTTCGCTGCCGGAGATCTACCGCGTCCCACTCGTCTTGGTCTACATGGACGGCTTCTCCACCAAGGAGGTTGCCAAGCTCGTGGACGCGCCGCTGGGTACCGTCCTCGCCCGGCTTCACAGGGGGCGCAAGCTGTTCGAGAGGAAGATGTGGGAGCATGCCGAGAGCAACGGGCTCCTCAAGGAGCGACCGCGATGA
- a CDS encoding zf-HC2 domain-containing protein yields MINCSDAVKQLWAYLDGDIDAADKAAVEEHLDVCKRCCGEAEFAAELQRFLASHNTERLPAPTRDRLTAFIESL; encoded by the coding sequence ATGATCAATTGCTCCGACGCCGTGAAGCAGCTGTGGGCTTACCTGGACGGCGACATCGACGCCGCAGACAAGGCAGCGGTCGAAGAGCACCTCGACGTGTGCAAGAGGTGCTGCGGAGAGGCTGAGTTCGCCGCCGAGTTGCAGAGGTTCCTCGCGTCGCACAACACCGAGCGACTTCCTGCCCCTACGCGAGATCGTCTGACCGCGTTCATCGAGTCGCTATGA
- a CDS encoding methyltransferase domain-containing protein codes for MNTVARDLMHGTELKQLVREAYASIDEDTTAVAHKLYALDELDLVPAAAVARALGVNNHLRFAEIEPGETVVDLGCGAGIDSVIAAQRVGPAGHVIALDFLPEMLERTAAAAAAAGLSNVEPIEGEIESIPLPDASVDHVISNGVINLSPRKARVLAECARILKPGGKLCVSDLAVEEESLPTEVLTHPAAWAG; via the coding sequence ATGAACACCGTGGCAAGAGACCTGATGCATGGCACGGAGCTCAAGCAGCTCGTCCGCGAGGCTTACGCGTCGATCGATGAGGACACGACCGCCGTAGCGCACAAGCTCTACGCCCTCGACGAACTGGATCTCGTCCCCGCCGCGGCCGTTGCACGAGCGCTCGGCGTGAACAACCACCTTCGTTTCGCGGAGATCGAACCAGGCGAGACCGTCGTGGACCTGGGCTGCGGTGCCGGGATCGATAGCGTGATCGCGGCCCAGCGCGTAGGTCCCGCCGGTCACGTGATCGCGCTGGACTTCCTCCCCGAGATGCTCGAGCGAACAGCGGCAGCCGCGGCCGCGGCAGGACTGAGCAACGTCGAGCCGATCGAAGGCGAGATCGAATCGATCCCGCTGCCCGACGCAAGCGTCGACCACGTCATCTCGAACGGAGTCATCAACCTCTCTCCGCGTAAGGCCCGCGTGCTCGCCGAGTGCGCGCGGATCCTGAAACCGGGAGGAAAGCTGTGCGTGTCGGATCTCGCGGTCGAGGAGGAATCGCTGCCGACGGAGGTGTTGACGCATCCCGCGGCATGGGCCGGCTGA